A genomic window from Sulfurospirillum multivorans DSM 12446 includes:
- a CDS encoding PDDEXK nuclease domain-containing protein, producing MSELIENKNLVNELKSLIASTKEQIAISVNSSLTLMYWHIGTKINEDIVKNNRAEYGNQIVATVSQQLIKEFGQGYSYSSLTRMMKFAQCFTFENVATLSQHLSWSHFKELLPMEDALQIEFYAQMSSLDNWSVRTLRNRIDSMLYERTALSKKPDELISYEIEKLKEGAVSSTMLLKDPYVLDFLELNDRYLEKDLEDAILREIEHFILELGNGFSFIARQKRIQIGEDDFYIDLLFYNRKLKRLIAIDLKLGKFKAEYKGQMELYLKWLQKYERQEDENLPLGIILCADKNEEQIELLEIEHSDIHVAKYLTILPPKEEFEQRLHKVIENAKQKYQIKG from the coding sequence ATGAGTGAACTAATAGAAAACAAAAACTTGGTCAATGAATTAAAATCTTTAATAGCATCTACAAAAGAGCAAATAGCCATTAGCGTAAACTCATCTTTGACTTTAATGTATTGGCACATAGGCACTAAAATCAATGAAGATATCGTAAAAAACAACCGCGCAGAGTATGGAAATCAAATTGTTGCTACAGTGTCGCAACAATTGATTAAAGAGTTTGGGCAAGGTTATAGCTATTCATCGCTTACACGAATGATGAAGTTCGCTCAATGCTTTACTTTTGAAAATGTTGCTACGCTGTCGCAACATTTAAGTTGGTCTCATTTTAAAGAATTATTGCCAATGGAAGATGCTCTACAAATAGAATTTTACGCTCAAATGAGTAGCTTAGATAACTGGAGTGTGCGAACTTTAAGAAATCGAATTGATTCAATGCTTTATGAGCGAACAGCACTTTCAAAAAAACCAGATGAACTTATCTCTTATGAGATAGAAAAACTCAAAGAGGGCGCAGTAAGCTCTACTATGCTTTTAAAAGACCCGTATGTTTTGGACTTTTTAGAACTCAATGACCGATACTTGGAAAAAGATTTGGAAGATGCTATTTTGCGTGAGATTGAGCACTTTATCTTAGAACTTGGAAACGGTTTTAGCTTTATTGCACGACAAAAAAGAATCCAAATAGGTGAAGATGATTTTTATATAGATCTGCTTTTTTACAATCGTAAATTAAAAAGACTTATCGCCATAGACTTGAAACTTGGTAAGTTCAAAGCAGAGTATAAAGGACAAATGGAACTTTATCTCAAATGGTTGCAAAAGTACGAAAGACAAGAGGATGAAAATTTACCTTTGGGCATCATTCTTTGTGCCGATAAAAATGAAGAACAAATAGAGCTACTAGAGATAGAACACTCCGATATACATGTAGCCAAATATTTAACCATCCTGCCACCCAAAGAAGAGTTTGAACAAAGACTGCATAAAGTGATAGAAAACGCAAAACAAAAGTATCAAATCAAAGGTTGA
- a CDS encoding ferredoxin-type protein NapF produces the protein MTNGSRRGVFTSLFGIKKAQKTQNEFCVRPPYHQEGYEFSEICVTCNDTPCMNACEENIIFLDAAHTPCLDFTKRGCTFCEACASACPSGVLSLTCNDKKELHVKAEIDIMTCMAWHQSLCNSCLDACESQAILFLGLFRPHIEMDVCNGCGMCIGICPSNAIGIKQERA, from the coding sequence ATGACAAATGGCAGCAGAAGAGGGGTTTTTACCTCTCTTTTTGGTATAAAAAAGGCGCAAAAAACTCAAAATGAGTTCTGTGTGCGCCCGCCGTATCACCAAGAGGGGTATGAATTTTCTGAGATTTGCGTTACATGTAACGATACACCGTGCATGAATGCGTGTGAAGAAAATATCATCTTCCTCGATGCTGCCCATACGCCTTGCTTAGACTTTACCAAACGGGGTTGTACGTTTTGTGAAGCGTGTGCAAGTGCGTGCCCCAGTGGGGTTTTAAGCCTTACATGTAACGATAAAAAAGAGTTACATGTAAAAGCGGAGATTGATATAATGACCTGTATGGCATGGCATCAAAGTTTGTGCAACAGCTGTCTCGATGCGTGTGAAAGTCAAGCCATTTTGTTTTTAGGTCTTTTTCGTCCACACATAGAGATGGATGTGTGCAATGGCTGTGGCATGTGCATTGGCATTTGCCCGAGCAATGCTATTGGTATTAAACAGGAGCGAGCATGA
- the napG gene encoding ferredoxin-type protein NapG, whose product MKTTDKIVITPRRKFLALMAQGGGLMALGGMVWTGYLEEAKGAPLILRPPGAVAEADFMRLCIKCGQCISACPYDTLSLAKPGDTKPLGTPFFIPREVPCYMCTDIPCVPVCPSGALDVKRVSKITEGVQELDITQARMGLAVVDVESCIAFWGIQCDACYRACPIMDSAIKLEYKRNERTGKHAYLTPIVNSLTCTGCGLCERACVTEKAAIHVLPLDVAKGAIGGHYIKGWEQGDEKRLEKTSSDVTTHTKRSQMSAQDYLNANEEMFK is encoded by the coding sequence ATGAAAACAACCGATAAAATCGTAATCACACCGCGTCGTAAGTTCCTTGCCTTGATGGCTCAAGGTGGTGGACTCATGGCCCTGGGTGGCATGGTGTGGACAGGGTATTTGGAAGAGGCGAAGGGCGCTCCTTTGATTTTAAGACCGCCTGGGGCTGTTGCTGAGGCAGACTTTATGCGCTTGTGTATCAAGTGTGGTCAGTGCATTAGTGCGTGTCCGTACGATACGCTCAGCCTTGCCAAACCAGGAGACACAAAACCACTGGGAACACCTTTTTTCATTCCTAGAGAGGTTCCGTGTTACATGTGTACCGACATACCCTGTGTGCCTGTATGCCCAAGCGGAGCGTTGGATGTGAAACGTGTTTCTAAGATCACGGAGGGTGTTCAAGAACTGGACATCACCCAAGCGCGGATGGGACTTGCCGTCGTTGACGTAGAGTCGTGCATTGCGTTTTGGGGTATTCAGTGTGATGCGTGTTACCGAGCCTGTCCGATCATGGATAGTGCGATTAAGTTAGAGTATAAACGCAATGAGCGAACAGGTAAACATGCTTATTTGACACCGATCGTAAACAGCCTTACCTGTACGGGATGTGGTTTGTGTGAGAGGGCATGTGTCACCGAAAAAGCGGCAATTCACGTGTTGCCTTTGGACGTTGCTAAAGGGGCTATTGGTGGACATTACATCAAAGGCTGGGAACAGGGTGATGAGAAGCGCTTAGAAAAAACAAGTAGCGATGTCACAACCCATACCAAACGTAGCCAGATGTCTGCACAGGACTACTTGAATGCGAATGAGGAGATGTTCAAATGA
- a CDS encoding restriction endonuclease subunit S gives MKYRIREQNELKPSGVAWVGDILKDWGLTKIKRFVINLIGGVWGNNEENNENDVICLRVADIDYDKLIFNENNFTVRNISNGELKSRILKKNDLVIEKSGGGEKTPVGRVVLYDLEQKAVCSNFMNKISINNQVMNSKFLVLIFNSLYSQRVVLESIKQTTGIQNLDTDNYLSNYISYPNIDEQQKIVHFLDEKSKIFDDAISKKEQLIAKLELAKQALISEVVTGKLKVVENNSKRHTIKRAPSELKPSGVEWLGVIPNEWKIKKLKYISEIISSNVDKKSYEGQEKVLLCNYVDVYKNDLVTNKIDFMEATANESEIKKFSLQFGDILITKDSESPDDIAIPAYVNENFENVLCGYHLAILRNSKKEVYSKYLFRFFELVGVRNYFETMAKGVTRYGLSLDAFKNIFVPHFDLTEQKQISKYLDEKLIHFDNTIAKTKQSITKLKEAKEALISEAVTGKIEVIEKESKANEYFQRRVLAAYFIDNSKNDIYFGRVKLQKLLYMAEAVNNLDFGSDYRRHAMGPHDSKMIHSIESQLQKSKWFEAQKIKNGNFEKVEYIALENHTEYLKYLDGRYWKQENIEYIFNLMKGMRTLQAEIVATVYSAYIDLSKENRVSTENLLDEILNHWHDNKKKIPQENWLKAIEWMCEKQLIKV, from the coding sequence ATGAAATACAGAATCCGAGAACAAAATGAGTTAAAACCAAGTGGTGTTGCGTGGGTGGGGGATATTCTTAAGGATTGGGGATTAACTAAAATAAAAAGATTTGTAATAAATTTAATTGGTGGAGTTTGGGGAAATAACGAAGAAAATAATGAAAATGATGTTATATGTTTGAGAGTAGCAGATATAGATTATGATAAATTAATATTTAATGAAAATAATTTTACAGTAAGAAATATTTCAAATGGTGAATTAAAAAGTAGAATTCTTAAAAAAAATGATTTAGTTATAGAAAAATCTGGAGGAGGAGAGAAAACTCCTGTTGGAAGAGTAGTGTTATATGATTTAGAGCAAAAAGCAGTTTGTTCAAATTTTATGAATAAAATTAGTATAAATAATCAAGTAATGAATTCAAAATTTTTAGTTTTAATTTTTAATTCTTTATATAGCCAAAGGGTAGTTTTAGAAAGTATTAAACAAACTACAGGAATTCAGAACTTAGATACTGACAATTATCTTTCAAATTACATCTCCTATCCAAATATTGATGAGCAACAAAAAATAGTACATTTTTTAGATGAAAAAAGTAAAATCTTTGATGATGCTATCTCAAAAAAAGAGCAACTTATCGCTAAGTTAGAACTAGCAAAACAGGCTTTAATCAGCGAAGTTGTCACAGGAAAACTCAAAGTTGTGGAAAACAACTCAAAACGACATACCATCAAAAGAGCACCAAGTGAGCTAAAACCAAGCGGTGTAGAATGGTTAGGCGTCATACCTAACGAGTGGAAAATTAAGAAGTTGAAATATATTTCAGAAATAATCTCAAGTAATGTAGATAAAAAGAGTTATGAAGGACAAGAAAAAGTTTTACTCTGTAATTATGTTGATGTTTATAAAAATGATCTCGTAACAAATAAAATAGATTTCATGGAAGCTACAGCAAATGAATCTGAAATAAAAAAATTCTCATTACAATTTGGGGATATTTTAATTACAAAAGATTCAGAATCTCCTGATGATATTGCAATTCCGGCTTATGTAAATGAAAACTTTGAAAATGTTTTGTGTGGCTATCATCTTGCAATTTTACGAAATAGTAAAAAAGAAGTTTATAGTAAATATTTATTTAGATTTTTTGAATTGGTTGGAGTAAGAAATTATTTTGAAACAATGGCAAAAGGTGTCACAAGATATGGTTTAAGCTTAGATGCTTTCAAAAATATTTTTGTTCCACATTTTGATCTAACCGAGCAAAAACAAATCTCAAAATACCTCGATGAAAAACTTATCCATTTTGACAATACCATCGCAAAAACAAAGCAGAGTATCACAAAACTAAAAGAGGCAAAAGAAGCTCTTATCAGCGAAGCGGTTACGGGGAAAATAGAAGTTATTGAAAAAGAGAGTAAGGCAAATGAGTACTTTCAAAGAAGGGTTTTAGCAGCTTATTTTATCGATAACTCAAAAAATGATATTTATTTTGGAAGAGTCAAATTACAAAAACTCCTTTATATGGCTGAAGCTGTAAACAATTTAGACTTTGGAAGTGACTATCGTCGTCACGCTATGGGACCACATGACTCTAAGATGATTCATTCTATTGAGTCGCAACTCCAAAAATCAAAATGGTTTGAAGCTCAAAAAATCAAAAATGGTAATTTTGAAAAAGTAGAATACATAGCCTTAGAAAACCATACAGAATACCTAAAATACCTTGATGGACGGTATTGGAAGCAAGAAAACATTGAGTATATTTTCAACCTCATGAAAGGAATGAGAACACTCCAAGCAGAGATAGTCGCAACAGTTTATAGTGCCTATATTGATTTATCAAAAGAAAATAGAGTTTCTACGGAGAATTTACTGGATGAGATACTAAATCATTGGCATGATAACAAGAAAAAAATTCCACAAGAAAATTGGCTTAAAGCCATAGAGTGGATGTGTGAAAAACAACTCATAAAGGTATAG
- a CDS encoding nitrate reductase cytochrome c-type subunit, producing MISTKTLIIVSLLGVMIASGCAVSEAYNEEELGLRKADLYSEKSVVGEPTAYSTVAAGESKMIQRSFENAPPMIPHDVEGMMEITQESNACTGCHMPEVAEAIKATPIPKSHFFDMRTQKVLTEMSQARYNCSACHAPQSANEPLVKNEFKPDYRKANGMERSNLIDNLNEGVR from the coding sequence ATGATTAGTACAAAAACGTTGATAATAGTTTCTTTGTTGGGTGTCATGATCGCCAGTGGATGCGCGGTATCTGAGGCATACAACGAAGAGGAATTGGGGCTTAGAAAGGCGGATCTCTACAGCGAAAAGAGCGTTGTAGGTGAGCCAACAGCGTACTCAACCGTCGCTGCAGGTGAATCAAAAATGATTCAAAGATCGTTTGAAAATGCGCCTCCGATGATTCCGCATGATGTCGAGGGCATGATGGAGATCACCCAAGAGAGCAATGCATGTACAGGGTGCCACATGCCTGAAGTTGCTGAGGCGATCAAAGCAACACCGATTCCTAAGTCGCATTTCTTTGATATGCGAACGCAAAAAGTGCTCACGGAGATGAGTCAAGCTCGTTACAACTGTTCAGCATGTCATGCGCCACAATCGGCAAACGAGCCTTTGGTTAAAAATGAGTTTAAACCAGACTATCGTAAAGCCAATGGCATGGAGCGTTCTAACCTCATTGATAACCTTAATGAAGGCGTGAGATAA
- a CDS encoding type I restriction-modification system subunit M, with the protein MINFNDKINLIWQIAESLRGVYKPEKYGDVILPMCVIKRFDEIISEKKEAILKAYQLYKDIPEASQEELIKTALNGLDFYNISPFGFKNLCDDQDHLKENFIAYLQGFSSNIKDIIAHFDFNKDIDKLAKNNQLFHVIKEFNSVDLHPKRVDNQTMGYIFEELIRKFKENAEAGDHYTPREVIELCMKMLFMGKIEEIKTKGKVISIADFCCGTGGMLSVGYKYILEQNKDAKVELYGQEINDESYAICKADMLIKGQDTNNIVFGNTLTDDGHKGKHYRYLISNPPFGVQWKKEQSYVTTEHSTYGFNGRFGAGVPRVSDGSLLFLQNMISKMVDDAQGSRIAIIFNGSPLFTGDAGGGESSIRKWIIESDMLEGIISLPTDLFYNTGISTYIWVLTNKKVKQRKGKIQLVNASDFSKPMRKSLGSKRKFIDKEQIEEIATIYQAFKNTSHSKIFDNTDFGYTKITIERPKTYEELKDDEKFQELTCKDEILKKLQLIEDEKKAFASKVAFVKFLHVKLKTTELNLLIAKDTESIPLKKDILDYFAEEVKPHLVSSWMDESTFENIGYELPFTRHFYEYKTLERFEDIMVDIRELESAINEDLKELLA; encoded by the coding sequence ATGATAAACTTTAATGACAAGATAAACTTAATATGGCAAATTGCAGAGAGTCTCAGAGGGGTTTACAAACCTGAAAAATACGGTGATGTCATTCTCCCGATGTGCGTTATCAAACGCTTTGATGAAATCATCAGTGAAAAAAAAGAAGCTATTTTAAAAGCGTATCAGCTTTATAAAGACATTCCCGAAGCGTCTCAAGAAGAGCTTATCAAAACAGCACTTAACGGTCTTGATTTTTACAACATTTCGCCTTTTGGCTTTAAAAATCTTTGCGATGACCAAGACCATTTAAAAGAGAACTTTATAGCCTATTTGCAAGGCTTCTCTTCTAACATTAAAGACATCATAGCGCACTTTGATTTTAACAAAGACATCGATAAACTCGCAAAAAACAATCAACTTTTTCATGTCATCAAAGAGTTTAATAGTGTAGATTTACACCCTAAAAGAGTCGATAACCAAACGATGGGCTATATTTTTGAAGAGTTGATACGAAAGTTCAAAGAAAATGCCGAAGCGGGAGACCACTATACCCCAAGAGAAGTCATAGAGCTTTGTATGAAAATGCTTTTTATGGGCAAAATTGAAGAGATAAAGACAAAAGGTAAAGTCATCTCCATAGCAGATTTTTGCTGTGGTACGGGAGGTATGCTCTCTGTGGGCTATAAGTACATTTTAGAGCAAAACAAAGATGCCAAAGTAGAACTTTACGGGCAAGAAATCAACGATGAATCGTACGCCATTTGTAAAGCAGATATGCTCATCAAAGGGCAAGATACCAACAACATCGTCTTTGGAAACACTTTAACCGATGACGGACACAAAGGAAAACACTACCGTTACCTCATCTCAAATCCGCCGTTTGGTGTACAGTGGAAAAAAGAGCAAAGTTATGTAACAACAGAACACTCAACCTATGGTTTTAATGGAAGATTTGGCGCAGGCGTGCCAAGAGTGAGTGATGGTTCATTGCTCTTTTTGCAAAATATGATTAGCAAAATGGTTGATGATGCGCAAGGAAGTCGCATTGCTATCATCTTCAACGGGTCACCGCTTTTCACGGGTGATGCAGGTGGTGGAGAGAGTAGCATACGAAAGTGGATCATCGAGTCCGATATGTTAGAGGGTATCATCTCTCTTCCAACCGACCTTTTTTACAATACAGGCATTTCAACCTACATTTGGGTACTGACCAATAAAAAAGTGAAGCAAAGAAAAGGAAAAATCCAACTTGTAAACGCCAGTGACTTTTCAAAACCCATGAGAAAATCACTTGGAAGCAAACGAAAGTTTATAGACAAAGAACAGATAGAAGAGATAGCAACAATTTATCAAGCTTTTAAAAATACCTCTCACTCAAAAATCTTCGACAACACCGACTTTGGCTACACCAAAATCACCATAGAACGCCCTAAAACATACGAAGAACTCAAAGACGATGAGAAGTTTCAAGAGCTTACATGTAAAGACGAAATCCTTAAAAAACTCCAACTCATCGAAGATGAAAAAAAAGCGTTTGCCTCCAAAGTTGCATTTGTAAAATTCTTACATGTAAAGCTCAAAACAACTGAGCTCAACCTACTCATAGCCAAGGACACCGAGTCGATACCGCTTAAAAAAGATATATTAGACTATTTTGCTGAAGAGGTAAAACCACACTTGGTTTCATCGTGGATGGATGAGAGCACCTTTGAAAACATAGGCTATGAACTTCCCTTTACACGCCACTTTTATGAGTATAAAACGCTTGAGCGTTTCGAGGACATTATGGTTGACATTCGAGAGCTTGAAAGTGCCATCAATGAAGATTTAAAAGAGCTGTTAGCCTAA
- the napA gene encoding nitrate reductase catalytic subunit NapA: MSLSRRDFLKTSAAVSAAAAVGISVPSELKAAGEHAEKDWRWDKSVCRFCGTGCGIMVATKEGKIVAVKGDPAAPVNRGLNCIKGYFNAKIMYGADRLKEPLLRMNDKGEFDKHGQFKPVSWKRAFDEMEKHIKAAFKVGGPEAIGIFGSGQYTIQEGYAAAKLMKAGFRANGIDPNARHCMASAVAGFMQTFGIDEPAGCYDDIELTDTIITWGANMAEMHPILWSRVSDRKLTEPDKVKVVNISTYTHRCSDLADLEIIFSPSTDLAMWNYIAREIVYNHPESIDWDFVKKHTIFATGFANIGYGMRTEAEAKKLGYSAKELEIIKKEDAKVISEKEAPGLAHLGVKAGDTMKMDKAGAAGAHWEITFEDFKKALEPYTLDYVAKISKGNPDESLEDFKAKLQTLANLYIDKNRKVVSFWTMGFNQHQRGTWVNEQSYMVHFLLGKQAKPGSGAFSLTGQPSACGTAREVGTFTHRLPADMDVSIPAHRAVSEKIWKLPAGTLNPMGYQHIMNIHRQIESGKIKFAWVNVCNPYQDTANAEHWIKAARNLDNFIVCSDAYPGISAKVSDLILPSAMIYEKWGSYGNAERRTQHWRQQVLPIGDAMSDTWQWVELSKRFTIKDVWGEQPIKDGKLPNVIEAAKAMGYKETDTLYDVLFANEFFKSFKAKDPIGEGFDNSEVFGDKRAVIGSDGKEWKGYGFFLQKAIWEEYRQFGAGHGHDLADFDTYHKVRGLKWPVVDGKETQWRFNAKYDPYAAKENNGEFAFYGSAAKALKRGNLVKPTTEETFSLKNKAKIFFRPYMDPCEMPDTQYDTWLCTGRVLEHWHSGTMTMRVPELYRAVPEALCYMHPEDAKTKGFKQGELIWIESRRGSCKARVETRGRNRTPRGLVFVPWFDEKVFINKVCLDATCPISKQTDYKKCAVKLYKA, from the coding sequence ATGTCGCTTTCAAGAAGAGACTTTTTAAAAACATCTGCCGCTGTGAGCGCTGCTGCTGCGGTGGGCATTAGCGTGCCTTCCGAGCTTAAGGCCGCAGGGGAACACGCCGAAAAAGATTGGCGTTGGGACAAATCCGTTTGCCGTTTCTGTGGTACCGGTTGTGGTATTATGGTTGCGACCAAAGAGGGTAAAATCGTCGCAGTCAAAGGTGATCCAGCAGCTCCCGTCAATCGCGGACTGAACTGCATCAAGGGCTATTTTAATGCCAAAATTATGTATGGCGCGGATCGTCTTAAAGAGCCACTTTTACGCATGAACGACAAAGGTGAATTTGACAAACACGGTCAATTCAAACCTGTTTCATGGAAGAGGGCGTTTGATGAGATGGAAAAACATATCAAAGCTGCTTTTAAAGTCGGAGGACCTGAGGCTATTGGTATTTTTGGTTCAGGTCAGTACACGATTCAAGAAGGTTATGCCGCTGCGAAGCTTATGAAAGCGGGATTTCGTGCCAATGGAATTGATCCTAATGCGCGTCACTGTATGGCGTCTGCGGTTGCGGGTTTTATGCAAACCTTTGGCATCGATGAGCCAGCAGGCTGTTACGATGACATCGAACTCACCGACACCATCATCACATGGGGTGCCAATATGGCAGAGATGCACCCGATTTTGTGGTCACGCGTGAGTGATCGAAAATTAACAGAGCCCGATAAAGTCAAAGTGGTCAATATCTCGACCTATACGCACCGATGTTCTGATCTTGCCGATCTTGAGATTATCTTCTCTCCAAGTACCGACCTTGCAATGTGGAATTATATTGCGCGCGAAATTGTGTACAACCACCCCGAATCTATTGATTGGGATTTTGTTAAAAAACATACTATTTTTGCAACAGGTTTTGCCAATATTGGGTATGGAATGCGCACAGAAGCCGAAGCGAAGAAGCTAGGGTATTCTGCCAAAGAGCTTGAAATCATCAAAAAAGAAGATGCCAAAGTGATTAGTGAAAAAGAGGCTCCCGGTCTTGCTCACTTAGGTGTCAAAGCGGGCGATACCATGAAAATGGATAAAGCAGGCGCTGCTGGTGCACACTGGGAAATAACTTTTGAAGATTTCAAAAAAGCGTTGGAGCCTTACACCTTAGACTACGTTGCGAAAATTTCAAAAGGCAATCCCGATGAGAGCCTTGAGGATTTCAAAGCGAAACTTCAAACACTTGCCAATTTGTATATTGATAAAAATCGTAAAGTGGTGAGCTTCTGGACGATGGGCTTTAACCAACATCAACGAGGAACGTGGGTCAATGAGCAGTCGTATATGGTGCATTTTTTACTGGGTAAACAAGCCAAACCAGGTTCGGGTGCATTTTCATTGACAGGTCAGCCAAGTGCATGTGGAACAGCACGTGAAGTGGGAACATTTACCCATAGATTGCCTGCAGATATGGACGTTTCTATTCCTGCCCACAGAGCCGTGAGCGAAAAAATTTGGAAACTTCCTGCTGGTACACTCAACCCAATGGGCTATCAACATATTATGAACATTCACCGACAAATTGAGAGTGGAAAAATAAAATTTGCATGGGTCAACGTCTGCAATCCTTATCAAGACACTGCCAATGCGGAACACTGGATCAAAGCGGCACGTAACTTGGACAATTTTATCGTCTGTTCCGATGCGTATCCGGGCATTTCGGCTAAAGTGTCTGATCTTATCTTGCCTTCTGCAATGATTTATGAAAAATGGGGCTCATACGGCAATGCCGAGCGTCGTACACAACACTGGAGACAGCAAGTGCTCCCTATCGGTGATGCGATGAGTGACACATGGCAGTGGGTTGAGCTTTCAAAACGCTTTACGATCAAAGATGTTTGGGGCGAGCAACCGATCAAAGATGGCAAGCTTCCAAACGTCATCGAAGCCGCCAAAGCGATGGGTTATAAAGAGACGGACACGCTTTATGACGTACTTTTTGCAAATGAATTTTTTAAATCGTTCAAAGCAAAAGACCCGATTGGCGAAGGGTTTGACAACTCCGAAGTTTTTGGAGATAAGCGTGCGGTTATCGGAAGTGATGGCAAAGAGTGGAAGGGCTATGGCTTCTTCTTGCAAAAAGCAATTTGGGAAGAGTACCGCCAGTTTGGCGCAGGTCATGGGCATGACTTGGCTGATTTTGATACCTACCACAAAGTCAGAGGTCTGAAGTGGCCCGTGGTCGATGGCAAAGAGACGCAATGGCGATTTAATGCCAAATACGACCCGTACGCTGCCAAAGAGAACAATGGTGAGTTTGCGTTTTACGGTAGCGCAGCAAAAGCACTCAAACGTGGCAATCTTGTAAAACCAACGACTGAAGAGACCTTTTCTTTGAAAAATAAAGCAAAAATCTTCTTTAGACCGTATATGGACCCTTGCGAAATGCCAGATACCCAGTACGATACATGGTTATGTACGGGGCGTGTGTTGGAGCATTGGCACAGCGGCACGATGACGATGCGGGTTCCTGAACTCTATCGCGCCGTTCCTGAGGCACTTTGCTATATGCACCCTGAGGATGCAAAAACAAAAGGCTTTAAACAAGGTGAATTGATTTGGATCGAGAGTCGTAGAGGTTCGTGTAAAGCACGTGTCGAAACGCGCGGTCGTAACAGAACCCCACGAGGGCTTGTTTTTGTGCCTTGGTTTGATGAGAAAGTGTTCATCAACAAAGTGTGCCTTGATGCAACATGTCCGATCTCGAAACAGACAGACTATAAAAAATGTGCGGTTAAGCTTTATAAAGCCTAA
- the napH gene encoding quinol dehydrogenase ferredoxin subunit NapH: MREWIRSHRFMMARRLTQLCILGLFVAANSYGFMLLSGNLSASLVMHKLPLADPFALLQMFSAGALLGVDVLLGGALILLFYIVVGGRAFCSWVCPINMVTDAANWTRRVFFLEKMIEKKLWMSRNVRYWVLALTLILSFITGVAAFEMVSPIGILSRGIIFGMGFSVAPILCIYLFDLFAVKNGWCGHICPLGGFYSLVGKLSLIRVKHDHTKCSLCMKCKEICPEKQVLGIISKQSGAIVSGECTNCGRCVEVCESDALSFGVRNYINTNVGEKE; the protein is encoded by the coding sequence ATGAGAGAATGGATACGAAGCCACCGTTTTATGATGGCACGACGTTTGACTCAGCTGTGCATTCTTGGCTTGTTTGTGGCGGCGAATAGCTATGGCTTTATGCTCTTAAGTGGCAATTTAAGTGCCTCTTTAGTGATGCATAAACTTCCCTTAGCCGATCCGTTTGCGCTGTTGCAGATGTTCTCAGCTGGGGCACTGTTAGGGGTTGATGTTCTTCTTGGAGGAGCGTTGATACTGCTTTTTTACATCGTTGTGGGTGGACGTGCGTTTTGTTCATGGGTGTGCCCGATCAATATGGTCACAGACGCTGCAAATTGGACGCGTAGAGTCTTTTTTCTTGAAAAAATGATTGAAAAAAAGCTCTGGATGAGTCGCAATGTTCGGTACTGGGTTTTAGCCCTTACGCTGATACTGTCGTTCATCACAGGCGTTGCGGCGTTTGAGATGGTCAGTCCTATTGGGATTTTAAGTCGAGGTATCATCTTTGGCATGGGGTTCAGCGTTGCTCCCATACTGTGCATTTATCTGTTTGATCTTTTTGCGGTGAAAAATGGCTGGTGTGGACATATCTGTCCTTTGGGTGGTTTTTACTCTCTTGTTGGGAAGCTTAGCTTGATTCGTGTCAAACACGATCACACGAAATGCAGTTTGTGCATGAAGTGTAAAGAGATTTGTCCCGAAAAACAGGTTCTTGGCATTATCTCCAAACAAAGCGGAGCTATTGTTTCGGGGGAGTGTACCAACTGTGGCAGATGCGTTGAGGTGTGTGAGAGTGATGCACTCTCTTTTGGCGTGAGGAATTACATTAACACAAATGTAGGAGAAAAAGAATGA